In Nicotiana tabacum cultivar K326 chromosome 11, ASM71507v2, whole genome shotgun sequence, a single window of DNA contains:
- the LOC107806893 gene encoding putative metallophosphoesterase At3g03305, giving the protein MGIKNPFIFFFFLFTLHFSSAESLNKEREVIELKGGPKDVAWVVQLSDLHFSVHHPERALNFSKIVGPALSMINPSLVFITGDLTDGKSKDLLTMKQDEEEWLEYQKVLEDVIKRSGLKKNMFYDLRGNHDAFGVPAFGGKFDFYSNYSINGQLKRSGLVNSVTIQTGERSILFVGFDSSMSLGLRGPTNLFGHPTDQLLDDISSELSALDSQPVKSVIKIAYGHFPLSFSAASHSGRTLKDTFLTHNLSAYLCGHLHTKFGKNLKRRHESNQHPLYSHNFFQLNGHGSHPGNLKTCSDGATEFKEFWEWEMGDWRKSRAMRILAIDRGWTSFVDVDLRLGAKNVILLPTFPLDSRFTLERSFHKCKMDPLYFNSVRALVFSSSPIVSVVARIYDSSPGNLVMVLETPMKKNGDASSRADLYTCPWNFKAFEDPSPDRFLLQIEAVDIRGRSTLTELRPFSVGGLRSRLSWNWKEFMVMGCQWDALYYPILWSFYLLILSILLIPKAISLVSNRQYTYKNFISNKGLVSCAAWILSELYNVPLVWLSMIVYLFYLILCPWLSGQVFTEGGERGYMTYRGWVLRLNKRAKLDFHGYPDIMVVVLPHLYLVVLPTVIVIGVLVAERAIFQDHLRALSAKKEDDYLVTNKVSASTHGRNKTLTLLHRRWIRKILLLISSAICWKHFLNCRALIKAYAMNPLIHFPIYSMSIPLFLAYTIYKTSRAE; this is encoded by the exons ATGGGTATTAAGAATccattcattttcttctttttcttgttcaCATTGCATTTTAGTTCAGCTGAATCTTTGAATAAAGAAAGAGAGGTAATAGAATTGAAAGGAGGACCAAAAGATGTAGCATGGGTGGTTCAATTATCTGATCTTCATTTCAGTGTTCATCATCCTGAAAGGGCCCTTAACTTCTCCAAAATTGTGGGTCCCGCTCTTTCCATGATCAATCCTTCTTTGGTCTTCATCACTGGTGACCTTACTG ATGGAAAGAGCAAGGATTTACTAAcaatgaagcaagatgaagaGGAGTGGCTGGAATACCAGAAAGTCCTTGAAGATGTCATTAAAAGGAGTGGACTGAAGAAGAACATGTTTTATGATCTCCGAGGAAATCATGATGCTTTCGGTGTACCTGCCTTTGGGGGGAAATTTGATTTTTACTCAAATTATAGCATTAACGGGCAGCTAAAAAGAAGTGGACTGGTCAATAGTGTCACTATTCAG ACTGGTGAACGCAGTATTCTGTTCGTTGGATTTGACAGCTCTATGTCTTTAGGTCTTCGGGGACCAACCAATCTATTTGGTCATCCCACTGATCAACTATTAGATGATATAAGCTCTGAGCTCTCGGCACTAGATTCTCAACCCGTAAAATCTGTTATCAAGATTGCTTATGGGCATTTCCCACTTTCATTTTCTGCAGCATCACATTCTGGTAGAACCCTGAAAGATACATTTCTGACGCATAACTTGTCAGCTTACTTATGTGGGCATCTGCATACAAAGTTCGGTAAGAATTTAAAGCGGCGTCATGAGTCAAATCAACATCCCTTGTACTCTCACAATTTTTTCCAGTTGAATGGACATGGATCACATCCGGGTAATTTGAAAACTTGTTCAGATGGGGCAACTGAATTTAAAGAGTTCTGGGAGTGGGAAATGGGTGACTGGAGAAAAAGTCGAGCAATGCGCATATTGGCCATTGATAGAGGGTGGACGTCTTTTGTTGATGTTGACTTAAGATTGGGAGCTAAGAATGTTATTTTATTGCCAACATTTCCTCTGGACTCTCGCTTTACTTTGGAGAGGTCGTTTCACAAATGCAAGATGGATCCTTTATACTTCAACAGTGTCAGAGctcttgtattttcttcttcgcCGATTGTATCAGTCGTGGCTAGGATCTACGACTCAAGTCCTGGAAATCTCGTTATGGTGTTGGAGACTCCTATGAAAAAAAATGGGGATGCTTCATCTAGGGCAGACCTTTATACATGTCCCTGGAACTTTAAAGCATTCGAAGATCCATCTCCCGATAGATTTTTATTGCAAATAGAGGCAGTTGATATTAGAGGCAGATCAACTTTGACTGAACTAAGGCCATTCTCTGTTGGTGGTCTTCGTTCTAGGCTTTCATGGAATTGGAAAGAGTTTATGGTTATGGGTTGTCAGTGGGACGCTCTATATTACCCCATATTATGGTCCTTTTATTTGTTAATTCTTTCCATCCTTCTCATTCCAAAAGCTATCTCTTTAGTTTCTAATAGGCAGTATACTTACAAGAATTTCATTAGTAATAAAGGACTGGTAAGTTGTGCTGCGTGGATTCTATCGGAGCTATACAATGTTCCATTAGTATGGCTCTCAATGATTGTTTACTTGTTTTACCTCATTTTATGTCCTTGGCTTTCTGGCCAAGTTTTCACCGAAGGAGGAGAAAGGGGATACATGACCTACAGGGGTTGGGTGCTGAGATTAAACAAGAGGGCGAAGCTAGACTTTCACGGATATCCAGATATAATGGTGGTTGTTCTTCCGCATCTTTACTTAGTTGTGTTGCCTACAGTAATTGTAATTGGGGTGTTGGTGGCTGAGAGGGCAATATTCCAAGATCATCTTCGAGCTCTTTCTGCAAAAAAGGAAGATGATTATTTGGTGACAAATAAGGTATCTGCATCTACTCATGGAAGAAATAAGACACTGACACTCCTCCATAGGCGGTGGATTAGGAAAATACTCCTGTtaatttcttcagcaatttgtTGGAAGCATTTTTTG AACTGCAGAGCTCTTATCAAAGCTTATGCAATGAACCCATTAATCCATTTCCCAATATATAGCATGTCGATTCCTCTCTTTTTGGCCTATACTATCTACAAAACCAGCAGAGCTGAGTAG